Sequence from the Capsicum annuum cultivar UCD-10X-F1 unplaced genomic scaffold, UCD10Xv1.1 ctg13286, whole genome shotgun sequence genome:
TCATGCTTCATTTTGTCAAACTGGTTGGTTTTATTCTGAATCACATCCTGCAGCTTCTGTTCATgttctttttttgaaatttcgTATCTGCCGCATGCACTCCTTCAGTGCACCATCCAGATGTAATTTCAGTGCACCATCCAGATGTGATGCCCTGTCTTCAGCAGTAAGCTTCAAAAGAGTAACGGATTCCAGGTGATTTTTCAGTTTCGCGGCTTCTGACTCAGCCTTCTCCCAAGTTGCAAAACACTTGTTGCAAGAAAAACACAAGTCAATTAGGAACATCACCTGAGACGGCTTCTTCAGCAACTTCAGCGTATTGTTTTACCAGGTTTTCCTTATTAGTCATTTCTGACTGTGCAGCAGCCAACTTTTCATTCAAATCCTTGACTTCATCCTCTAAGCCACTCACTTGTTCCTTAAGAGACTTAACTTGATTCTCCAGTCCAGTCAAATGTGAATAAGATTCAACGAAAATTTGCACATATTTAGGTTTCTTGATTTCCTGTTTACCCTAAAATATAACGGAAACCATTACATAAATCACCAAGACGAGACAAATTGAATGAAGCTCTCTCACAAcatattattgtaaaaaaaaaaaatcgatgaACTACCAAACTGACACTATGTCTTTTCCTTTCTAGCACCAATCACATTATATTGAAGAGAGAAACAAAATTAACAGATCTAAATTAGAACTTATAGTTTGTGAGGGTAAATATTAGAGACTACCACCCATCAATCTCAACCTATAGACGTAAGCCTCACAGTTTAGATAAATGGAGAAGTTCTTTGCTAGTATTGACCAACTTATGCAGCATTTCTTTTATTCAAGTTCTCATAATTAAAGGTCAACATGAAAGTCCTTG
This genomic interval carries:
- the LOC124890178 gene encoding filament-like plant protein 6, with translation MDRRSLPWKNKSSDKTTSEKPAALIVESASAPSDSTEPKVDQGKQEIKKPKYVQIFVESYSHLTGLENQVKSLKEQVSGLEDEVKDLNEKLAAAQSEMTNKENLVKQYAEVAEEAVSGDVPN